From Streptomyces sp. TLI_105, the proteins below share one genomic window:
- a CDS encoding EamA family transporter, whose amino-acid sequence MTSPAVDPAPETRPATPGPRAAAPVPAPARRITGAVWAALGIVYVVWGSTYLGIRIVVETLPPFLSGGARFVTAGLLLTAIAAWRQGPAALRVTRRELGSAVLVGLLLILGGNGLVVLAETSIPSGLAALLVAAVPVWVVLLRTVFGDRPGLGAYGGVLLGFVGLGVLTVPGLSGEVKIGGVLLVLVAALLWSAGSVSSARLPMPANPFTASAYEMLAGGLAALTLGLLRGEHHGLDLGAVSGRSWAALAYLVVFGSLVAFTAYAWLLQTAPVSLAATYAYVNPVVAVLLGALVLDEALTWPILLGGAIVVGGVCLIVSTERRG is encoded by the coding sequence ATGACAAGCCCCGCCGTCGATCCGGCCCCCGAGACCCGCCCGGCCACCCCGGGACCCCGCGCCGCCGCCCCCGTCCCCGCCCCGGCCCGCCGGATCACCGGCGCCGTCTGGGCAGCGCTCGGCATCGTGTACGTCGTCTGGGGGTCCACGTACCTCGGGATCCGGATCGTCGTCGAGACCCTCCCACCGTTCCTCTCCGGCGGCGCCCGCTTCGTCACCGCCGGCCTGCTCCTCACCGCGATCGCCGCCTGGCGGCAGGGCCCCGCCGCCCTCAGGGTCACCCGCAGGGAACTCGGCTCCGCCGTCCTCGTCGGCCTGCTCCTGATCCTCGGCGGCAACGGCCTCGTCGTCCTCGCCGAGACCTCCATCCCCTCCGGCCTCGCCGCCCTCCTCGTCGCCGCCGTCCCCGTCTGGGTCGTCCTGCTCCGCACGGTCTTCGGCGACCGTCCCGGCCTCGGCGCCTACGGCGGCGTCCTGCTCGGCTTCGTCGGTCTCGGCGTCCTCACCGTCCCCGGCCTCAGCGGCGAGGTGAAGATCGGCGGCGTCCTCCTCGTCCTCGTCGCGGCCCTGCTGTGGTCCGCCGGCTCCGTCTCCTCCGCCCGGCTGCCCATGCCCGCCAACCCCTTCACGGCGAGCGCGTACGAGATGCTGGCCGGCGGCCTCGCCGCGCTCACGCTCGGCCTCCTGCGCGGCGAGCACCACGGCCTCGACCTGGGCGCCGTCTCCGGCCGCTCCTGGGCCGCCCTCGCGTACCTCGTCGTCTTCGGCTCGCTCGTCGCCTTCACCGCGTACGCCTGGCTCCTCCAGACCGCCCCGGTCTCCCTCGCCGCCACCTACGCCTACGTGAACCCGGTCGTCGCCGTCCTGCTCGGAGCCCTCGTCCTCGACGAGGCCCTGACCTGGCCGATCCTCCTCGGCGGCGCGATCGTCGTCGGCGGGGTCTGTCTCATCGTCTCGACCGAGCGACGCGGTTGA
- a CDS encoding acyl-CoA dehydrogenase family protein: MSAPTQRPKVTEREARQVAEAARERDWHRPSFAKELFLGRFRLDLVHPHPLPAAEDARRGEAFLAALRDFCETRIDGARIEREARIPDETITGLKEIGALGMKIDPKYGGLGLTQLYYNRALALVGSASPAVGALLSAHQSIGVPQPLKLFGTQEQKDAFLPRLARTDLSAFLLTEPDVGSDPARLATTAVPEGDEYVLDGVKLWTTNGVVADLLVVMARVPVSEGHPGGITAFVVEADAPGITVEHRNAFMGLRGLENGVTRFHRVRVPAANRIGPEGAGLKIALTTLNTGRLSLPAACAGAAKWCLKIAREWSGVREQWGRPVGRHEAVGTKISFIAATAFALEAVVDLASQMADEDRNDIRIEAALAKLYGSEKAWLIADELVQIRGGRGYETADSLAARGERAVPAEQLLRDLRINRIFEGSTEIMHLLIAREAVDAHLSVAGDLIDPDKSLADKAKAGARAGGFYARWLPGLVTGPGQLPHSYGEFGALAGHLRYIERTSRKLARSTFYAMSRWQGRMELKQAFLGRIVDIGAELFAMSAACVRAELLRTTTDHGREAHQLADAFCRQARLRIEELFTRLWSNTDDLDRRIVEAVLDGAYTWLEEGVIDPSGSAPWIADTTPGPSPETNVHRKLP, from the coding sequence ATGTCCGCACCCACTCAGCGGCCCAAGGTCACCGAGCGCGAGGCCCGGCAGGTCGCCGAGGCCGCGCGTGAGCGGGACTGGCACAGACCCAGCTTCGCGAAGGAGCTGTTCCTCGGCCGGTTCCGCCTCGACCTCGTCCACCCGCACCCGCTCCCCGCCGCCGAGGACGCCCGGCGCGGCGAGGCCTTCCTCGCCGCCCTCCGCGACTTCTGCGAGACCCGGATCGACGGCGCCCGCATCGAACGCGAGGCCCGCATCCCCGACGAGACGATCACCGGACTCAAGGAGATCGGCGCCCTCGGGATGAAGATCGACCCGAAGTACGGCGGGCTCGGCCTCACCCAGCTGTACTACAACCGCGCCCTCGCCCTCGTCGGCTCCGCCAGTCCCGCCGTCGGCGCCCTGCTCTCCGCGCATCAGTCGATCGGCGTACCGCAGCCGCTGAAACTCTTCGGCACCCAGGAACAGAAGGACGCCTTCCTGCCCCGGCTCGCCCGCACCGACCTCTCCGCCTTCCTGCTCACCGAGCCCGACGTGGGCTCCGACCCCGCCCGCCTCGCCACCACCGCCGTGCCGGAAGGGGACGAGTACGTCCTCGACGGCGTGAAGCTCTGGACCACCAACGGCGTCGTCGCCGACCTGCTCGTCGTCATGGCCCGCGTCCCCGTCTCCGAAGGACACCCCGGCGGCATCACCGCCTTCGTCGTCGAGGCCGACGCGCCCGGCATCACCGTCGAGCACCGCAACGCCTTCATGGGCCTGCGCGGCCTGGAGAACGGCGTCACCCGCTTCCACCGCGTCCGCGTCCCCGCCGCCAACCGCATCGGCCCCGAGGGCGCCGGCCTCAAGATCGCCCTCACCACCCTCAACACCGGCCGGCTCTCCCTCCCCGCCGCCTGCGCGGGCGCCGCCAAGTGGTGCCTGAAGATCGCCCGCGAATGGTCCGGCGTCCGCGAGCAGTGGGGCAGGCCCGTGGGCCGCCACGAGGCCGTCGGCACCAAGATCTCCTTCATCGCGGCCACCGCCTTCGCCCTGGAGGCCGTCGTCGACCTCGCCTCCCAGATGGCCGACGAGGACCGCAACGACATCCGCATCGAGGCCGCCCTCGCCAAGCTGTACGGCTCCGAGAAGGCCTGGCTCATCGCCGACGAACTCGTCCAGATCCGGGGCGGCCGCGGCTACGAGACCGCCGACTCCCTCGCCGCCCGCGGCGAACGGGCCGTCCCCGCCGAGCAGTTGCTCCGCGACCTCCGCATCAACCGCATCTTCGAAGGCTCCACCGAGATCATGCACCTGCTGATCGCCCGCGAAGCCGTCGACGCCCACCTCTCCGTCGCCGGCGACCTCATCGACCCCGACAAGTCCCTCGCCGACAAGGCGAAGGCCGGCGCCCGGGCGGGCGGCTTCTATGCCCGCTGGCTGCCGGGACTGGTCACCGGTCCGGGACAACTTCCGCATTCATACGGTGAGTTCGGCGCCCTGGCGGGACACCTCCGCTACATCGAGCGGACCTCCCGCAAGCTCGCCCGCTCGACCTTCTACGCGATGTCCCGCTGGCAGGGCCGCATGGAGCTCAAGCAGGCCTTCCTCGGGCGGATCGTCGACATCGGCGCGGAACTCTTCGCGATGAGCGCGGCGTGCGTCCGTGCCGAGCTCCTCCGCACCACGACCGACCACGGCCGTGAGGCGCACCAACTCGCCGACGCCTTCTGCCGGCAGGCCCGCCTGCGGATCGAGGAGCTCTTCACCCGCCTCTGGTCCAACACGGACGACCTCGACCGGCGGATCGTCGAGGCGGTCCTCGACGGGGCCTACACCTGGCTGGAGGAGGGCGTCATCGACCCGAGCGGCTCGGCCCCCTGGATCGCGGACACCACGCCGGGCCCGTCCCCGGAGACGAACGTCCACCGCAAGCTCCCGTAA
- a CDS encoding PucR family transcriptional regulator, which produces MPPTLASLVQHSALKLIVRAGEDRLDTPVRWAHVSELADPVPYMEGGELLLTTALTLDAEDLEAMRRYVRRLLGAGVVGLGFAVGVNYEEIPPALLDAAREEHLPLLEVPRRTPFLAISKAVSAAISADQYRAVTAGFEAQRELTRAALAEGPEAVVARLAAHVDGWAALYDASGAVVAVSPEWAARRAARLTPDVERLRERPAPASAVVGGTDDRVELQSLGTGRRVRGALAVGTGAPLGTAERYAVHSAIALLTLTTERSRSLQAAEQRLGAAVLRLMLAGQPEPARAVAGDLYGGLLDAPYRLLVAEAAGGEPAGEPPLPVLAEALEAAAARAGEAVLTVAESGQRLVVLAGDGGAVVAACEGYAEREAEEAGVVVGLSAPAAPSAAAAAAAAYKQAEQALSVARRRGRALVEHEDLAAGSVLPLLADDAVRAFADGMLRALREHDATGRGDLVASLRAWLSRHGQWDAAAADLGVHRHTLRYRMRRVEEILGRSLDDPDVRMELWLALKATGEDER; this is translated from the coding sequence ATGCCGCCCACCCTCGCCTCGCTCGTGCAGCACTCCGCCCTCAAACTCATCGTCCGCGCGGGTGAGGACCGCCTCGACACCCCCGTCCGCTGGGCCCACGTCAGCGAGCTCGCCGACCCCGTCCCGTACATGGAGGGCGGCGAACTCCTCCTCACGACCGCGCTGACGCTCGACGCGGAGGACCTGGAGGCGATGCGCCGCTATGTGCGGCGGCTGCTCGGCGCCGGAGTGGTCGGGCTCGGCTTCGCGGTGGGCGTCAACTACGAGGAGATCCCGCCGGCCCTGCTCGACGCGGCGCGCGAGGAGCACCTGCCGCTCCTGGAGGTGCCGCGCAGGACGCCGTTCCTGGCCATCAGCAAGGCCGTGTCGGCGGCCATCTCCGCCGACCAGTACCGGGCGGTCACGGCCGGTTTCGAGGCCCAGCGCGAGCTGACCCGCGCCGCGCTCGCCGAGGGCCCGGAGGCCGTCGTCGCCCGGCTCGCCGCCCACGTCGACGGCTGGGCCGCGCTGTACGACGCCTCCGGCGCCGTCGTCGCCGTCTCGCCCGAGTGGGCGGCGCGCCGGGCCGCCCGGCTCACCCCGGACGTGGAGCGGCTGCGCGAGCGGCCCGCGCCCGCCAGCGCGGTCGTCGGCGGTACGGACGACCGCGTCGAGCTCCAGTCGCTCGGCACCGGGCGCCGGGTGCGCGGCGCCCTCGCCGTCGGCACGGGCGCGCCCCTCGGCACGGCCGAGCGGTACGCGGTCCACTCGGCGATCGCCCTGCTCACCCTCACGACGGAACGTTCCCGCTCGCTCCAGGCGGCGGAGCAGCGGCTCGGCGCGGCGGTGCTGCGCCTGATGCTCGCGGGCCAGCCGGAGCCCGCCCGCGCGGTGGCCGGGGACCTGTACGGGGGGCTGCTCGACGCCCCCTACCGGCTGCTCGTCGCCGAGGCCGCCGGGGGAGAGCCGGCCGGGGAGCCGCCGCTGCCGGTGCTCGCCGAGGCCCTGGAGGCCGCCGCCGCCCGCGCGGGCGAGGCGGTGCTCACCGTCGCCGAGAGCGGGCAGCGGCTCGTCGTCCTCGCCGGGGACGGCGGCGCGGTCGTCGCCGCCTGCGAGGGGTACGCGGAGCGGGAGGCGGAGGAGGCGGGCGTCGTCGTCGGCCTGTCGGCCCCGGCGGCCCCGAGCGCCGCGGCGGCCGCGGCGGCCGCGTACAAGCAGGCCGAGCAGGCCCTCTCGGTCGCCCGGCGGCGGGGGAGGGCGCTCGTCGAGCACGAGGACCTGGCGGCGGGCTCGGTGCTTCCGCTCCTCGCCGACGACGCCGTCCGCGCCTTCGCCGACGGGATGCTGCGCGCGCTGCGGGAGCACGACGCGACCGGCCGCGGCGACCTGGTGGCCTCGCTGCGCGCCTGGCTCTCCCGGCACGGCCAGTGGGACGCGGCGGCGGCGGACCTGGGCGTCCACCGGCACACGCTGCGCTACCGGATGCGCCGGGTGGAGGAGATCCTCGGCCGCTCGCTGGACGATCCGGACGTCCGGATGGAGCTGTGGCTGGCCCTGAAGGCGACGGGCGAGGACGAGCGGTAG
- a CDS encoding aldehyde dehydrogenase family protein — MTTTHAFWLAGREATGDATFDVTNSYDGRLVGKVSVPTEAQVEEAVAAAHAVVDEFAATPAHVRAAALDHVSKRLAERTEEIAQLISAENGKPIKWARGEVGRAVSVFRFAAEEARRWNAGEAQRLDTEAGGAGRLALTRRIPKGVVLGIAPFNFPLNLSAHKVAPAIAVGAPIILKPAPSTPISSLILGEILAETDLPAGSWSILTVPNDRMPALVQDERLPVISFTGSDKVGYAIQQSVPHKHCTLELGGNAAAVVLPDWSSEADLDWAASRIATFSNYQGGQSCISVQRVIADASVYDRLVPKIVAAVEAQVTGDPADDATDVGPLVDEAAAQRVESWVDEAVAAGAKLLAGGKREGATYAPTVLTDLPADVTLARAEVFGPVLTIAKVDGEAEAFAAVNDSDFGLQAGVFTRDLQTAFRAHRALEVGGVIVGDVPSYRADQMPYGGAKRSGVGREGVKYAMDDYTYERVLVLTGLAL; from the coding sequence ATGACGACCACCCACGCCTTCTGGCTCGCCGGCCGAGAGGCCACCGGCGACGCCACCTTCGACGTCACGAACTCGTACGACGGACGTCTGGTCGGCAAGGTCAGCGTGCCCACCGAGGCCCAGGTCGAGGAGGCCGTCGCCGCCGCGCACGCCGTCGTCGACGAGTTCGCCGCGACCCCGGCGCACGTCCGCGCCGCCGCCCTCGACCACGTGTCGAAGCGGCTCGCCGAGCGCACCGAGGAGATCGCCCAGCTGATCTCCGCCGAGAACGGCAAGCCCATCAAGTGGGCCCGCGGCGAGGTCGGCCGCGCCGTCTCCGTCTTCCGTTTCGCCGCCGAGGAGGCCCGCCGCTGGAACGCCGGCGAGGCCCAGCGCCTGGACACCGAGGCCGGCGGCGCGGGCCGCCTCGCCCTGACCCGCCGCATCCCCAAGGGCGTCGTCCTCGGCATCGCGCCGTTCAACTTCCCGCTGAACCTCAGCGCCCACAAGGTCGCCCCGGCCATCGCCGTCGGCGCCCCCATCATCCTCAAGCCGGCCCCGTCGACGCCGATCTCCTCCCTGATCCTGGGCGAGATCCTGGCCGAGACCGACCTGCCGGCCGGCTCCTGGTCGATCCTGACCGTGCCGAACGACCGCATGCCCGCCCTCGTCCAGGACGAGCGCCTCCCCGTCATCTCCTTCACGGGCTCCGACAAGGTCGGCTACGCCATCCAGCAGTCGGTGCCGCACAAGCACTGCACCCTGGAGCTCGGCGGCAACGCCGCGGCCGTCGTCCTGCCCGACTGGTCCTCCGAGGCCGACCTGGACTGGGCCGCGAGCCGCATCGCGACCTTCTCCAACTACCAGGGCGGCCAGTCCTGCATCTCCGTGCAGCGCGTGATCGCCGACGCCTCGGTCTACGACCGCCTGGTGCCGAAGATCGTCGCGGCCGTCGAGGCTCAGGTCACCGGCGACCCGGCGGACGACGCCACCGACGTCGGCCCGCTCGTCGACGAGGCCGCCGCCCAGCGCGTCGAGTCCTGGGTCGACGAGGCCGTCGCGGCCGGCGCCAAGCTCCTCGCCGGCGGCAAGCGCGAGGGCGCGACCTACGCCCCGACCGTCCTCACCGACCTCCCGGCCGACGTCACCCTGGCCCGCGCCGAGGTCTTCGGCCCGGTCCTGACCATCGCCAAGGTCGACGGCGAGGCCGAGGCCTTCGCCGCGGTCAACGACTCGGACTTCGGCCTCCAGGCCGGTGTCTTCACCCGCGACCTGCAGACCGCCTTCCGCGCCCACCGGGCCCTGGAGGTCGGCGGCGTGATCGTCGGCGACGTCCCCTCGTACCGCGCCGACCAGATGCCGTACGGCGGCGCCAAGCGCTCCGGCGTCGGCCGCGAGGGCGTCAAGTACGCGATGGACGACTACACCTACGAGCGCGTGCTCGTCCTGACGGGCCTCGCCCTCTAA
- a CDS encoding ATP/GTP-binding protein, whose amino-acid sequence METDGTYESRDTRGGAVPRPAAPPTDGRGGRPGASARVPVPPYAPVPPSVPPRPTSAPGAAPGAVVAAGVPGAGVPDAGGPAFGGPAASGPAPGAAPAAAPGTLPPVVAWLDAPRPEAAPGVWRFRHVPPPPPREARKLAPVTVAGLLIPLVVGLLLWSAWRRGVVPYEWIPLATFTPADWWYAGGTSPRDWHGAEAHVVYDGVFFAVLLYTMARLGAWAELARHLLADRRPPARAALTAGAALIALTFVWPEAFPGVGWDPLPVVAPLLSLVVLVGGGYDVLASPVLVYTLYALITATVLWPFARLGDWPGLVRERLRARAAATADGTPPPLDPTAPAPLSQWPELRAAGERQAADLLAAELFAGRMNDVDCARVRRSLERGRTHAGGLASFVDTVLRQGAAAGAHPSGARDLPSRAATHDLLLGQVRIGRCVAEERNPAAYRGVGLALEPAALATSLLVVGPSGAGKTTRLTGPVVESLTLQALTGTCAVVAVGTADAPLGPDDAYDVVVRPGDPASPYDLDLYAGLADPDEAAALLAEGLVGDVENLDARRAATVLAQLIGPYRAAHGRFPSVPVLRELLEAGPETLTALLDRLPADAAAMRRELEARIRQAGTAADAGPLLADRLSLLDRPAFAEFFGADGSDVRPFSLKSVVHHPLRVRIKLPERGHEEASRLLARLVLAQFLAAARTGTKRPHFVSLVLDDATGALTTGTVRSLQRLRPHHAGVVLGLRTLGEVPEALHGPLLGAVGCRVALSGITTWDGRGFAETWGKEWVETTEVAHHTVFADQPMTRFIHALRKKVTGKAVTTDAVTTRKVERERWSASELAHSVPPGHAVVSLTTAQGAHTPPVLVDLRG is encoded by the coding sequence GGCGGGCGCCCCGGGGCCTCCGCGCGCGTACCGGTTCCGCCGTACGCGCCGGTTCCGCCGTCCGTACCGCCGCGGCCGACGTCGGCTCCGGGGGCGGCCCCCGGAGCGGTCGTGGCCGCCGGGGTGCCCGGTGCCGGGGTGCCCGACGCCGGAGGGCCTGCGTTCGGGGGTCCCGCCGCCTCGGGGCCCGCTCCCGGGGCGGCCCCGGCGGCCGCCCCGGGGACCCTCCCGCCCGTCGTCGCCTGGCTGGACGCCCCGCGGCCCGAGGCCGCGCCCGGGGTCTGGCGGTTCCGGCACGTGCCACCGCCGCCACCCCGGGAGGCGCGGAAGCTCGCGCCCGTCACGGTGGCCGGGCTGCTGATCCCGCTCGTCGTGGGGCTGCTGCTCTGGTCGGCCTGGCGGCGCGGCGTCGTCCCCTACGAGTGGATCCCGCTCGCCACCTTCACCCCCGCCGACTGGTGGTACGCCGGGGGCACCTCGCCCCGCGACTGGCACGGCGCCGAGGCCCACGTCGTCTACGACGGCGTCTTCTTCGCCGTCCTGCTCTACACGATGGCCCGCCTCGGAGCCTGGGCCGAACTCGCCCGCCACCTCCTCGCCGACCGCCGTCCGCCCGCGCGCGCCGCGCTCACCGCCGGCGCCGCGCTGATCGCCCTGACGTTCGTCTGGCCGGAGGCCTTCCCCGGCGTCGGCTGGGATCCGCTGCCGGTCGTCGCGCCCCTGCTCTCCCTCGTCGTGCTCGTCGGCGGCGGGTACGACGTCCTCGCCTCGCCCGTCCTCGTCTACACCCTGTACGCCCTGATCACGGCCACCGTGCTCTGGCCCTTCGCGCGCCTCGGCGACTGGCCCGGCCTGGTCCGTGAGCGGCTGAGGGCCCGCGCCGCCGCCACGGCGGACGGCACCCCGCCGCCCCTCGACCCGACGGCGCCCGCCCCCCTCTCGCAGTGGCCCGAACTGCGGGCCGCCGGGGAGCGGCAGGCGGCGGACCTGCTCGCCGCCGAGCTGTTCGCCGGACGCATGAACGACGTGGACTGCGCCCGGGTCCGCCGGAGCCTGGAGCGGGGACGGACGCACGCGGGCGGCCTCGCCTCCTTCGTCGACACCGTGCTCCGGCAGGGCGCCGCGGCCGGGGCGCATCCCTCGGGCGCCCGCGACCTGCCGAGCCGTGCCGCCACCCACGACCTCCTCCTCGGGCAGGTCCGCATCGGCCGCTGCGTGGCCGAGGAGCGGAACCCGGCCGCCTACCGGGGCGTGGGCCTCGCCCTCGAACCGGCCGCGCTCGCCACCTCCCTGCTGGTCGTGGGCCCCTCAGGCGCCGGGAAGACCACCCGCCTGACCGGCCCGGTCGTCGAATCCCTCACCCTGCAGGCCCTCACCGGCACCTGCGCGGTCGTCGCCGTGGGCACGGCGGACGCCCCCCTCGGCCCGGACGACGCGTACGACGTCGTGGTCCGCCCGGGCGACCCGGCCTCGCCGTACGACCTCGACCTCTACGCCGGCCTCGCCGACCCCGACGAGGCGGCGGCGCTGCTCGCGGAGGGCCTGGTGGGCGACGTCGAGAACCTCGACGCCCGGCGGGCCGCCACCGTCCTCGCCCAGCTCATCGGCCCCTACCGGGCGGCGCACGGCCGCTTCCCGTCCGTGCCGGTGCTCCGCGAACTCCTCGAAGCCGGCCCGGAGACGCTGACGGCGCTCCTCGACCGGCTCCCCGCCGACGCGGCCGCCATGCGCCGCGAGCTGGAGGCCCGCATCCGGCAGGCCGGCACCGCCGCCGACGCCGGGCCGCTCCTCGCGGACCGCCTGTCGCTCCTCGACCGGCCGGCCTTCGCCGAGTTCTTCGGCGCCGACGGGAGCGACGTGCGGCCCTTCTCGCTGAAGTCCGTCGTCCACCACCCGCTGCGGGTCCGGATCAAGCTGCCCGAGCGCGGCCACGAGGAGGCCTCGCGGCTCCTCGCCCGGCTGGTCCTCGCCCAGTTCCTGGCGGCGGCCCGGACCGGCACCAAGCGCCCGCACTTCGTCTCCCTCGTCCTCGACGACGCCACCGGAGCGCTCACCACGGGCACCGTCCGCTCCCTCCAGCGGCTGCGCCCCCACCACGCGGGCGTCGTCCTCGGGCTCCGTACCCTCGGTGAGGTGCCCGAGGCGCTGCACGGCCCGCTGCTCGGCGCCGTCGGCTGCCGGGTGGCGCTCTCCGGCATCACCACCTGGGACGGCCGGGGCTTCGCCGAGACCTGGGGCAAGGAGTGGGTGGAGACCACCGAGGTGGCGCACCACACGGTCTTCGCCGACCAGCCGATGACCCGCTTCATCCACGCCCTGCGCAAGAAGGTCACCGGCAAGGCCGTCACCACCGACGCGGTCACGACCCGGAAGGTCGAGCGCGAGCGGTGGTCCGCCTCCGAGCTCGCGCACTCCGTGCCGCCCGGCCACGCCGTCGTCTCCCTGACCACGGCCCAGGGCGCGCACACCCCGCCGGTCCTGGTGGACCTGCGCGGCTGA
- a CDS encoding putative quinol monooxygenase yields the protein MSQPIKLIVLVAALPGRGAEQVAAFEALAPLVRAEDGCLQYDLHRVAGDPDRFALIERWASAEALAAHDVAPHMVAADAANKAFRAGPAEVVRLVDAPVA from the coding sequence ATGTCTCAGCCGATCAAGCTCATCGTCCTCGTCGCCGCGCTGCCCGGCCGGGGCGCGGAACAAGTCGCCGCCTTCGAGGCGCTCGCGCCCCTGGTGCGGGCGGAGGACGGCTGTCTGCAGTACGACCTCCACCGGGTGGCCGGCGATCCCGACCGCTTCGCCCTGATCGAGCGCTGGGCCTCGGCCGAGGCCCTCGCGGCGCACGACGTGGCCCCGCACATGGTCGCGGCCGACGCCGCGAACAAGGCGTTCCGCGCGGGGCCCGCCGAGGTCGTGCGTCTCGTCGACGCTCCGGTCGCCTGA